A stretch of Neisseria subflava DNA encodes these proteins:
- the rpsF gene encoding 30S ribosomal protein S6, translating to MRHYEIVFIVHPDQSEQVPAMVERYKTMITEASGKIHRLEDWGRRQLAYPINKIHKAHYVLMNIETTPEVVEELETAFRFNDAVLRHLTIKTKHAVTEASPMLGGEKAKNLLNGAAEEVAAAE from the coding sequence ATGCGTCATTACGAGATCGTGTTTATCGTTCATCCTGATCAAAGCGAGCAAGTGCCTGCTATGGTTGAGCGTTACAAAACCATGATTACTGAAGCCAGCGGTAAAATCCACCGTTTGGAAGACTGGGGCCGTCGTCAATTGGCTTACCCAATCAACAAAATCCACAAAGCACACTATGTTTTGATGAATATCGAAACTACTCCTGAAGTGGTTGAAGAGCTGGAAACTGCTTTCCGCTTCAATGATGCCGTACTGCGTCACCTGACCATCAAAACAAAACACGCTGTAACTGAAGCTTCCCCAATGCTGGGCGGCGAAAAAGCAAAAAACTTGCTGAACGGTGCAGCTGAAGAAGTTGCAGCAGCCGAATAA
- the priB gene encoding primosomal replication protein N produces the protein MRLNNLIKLTARILQVQPLRYTPAGVPVLDVVLQHESWQEENGQKCLVKFEIPARILGKQAEEWQYRQDVIIESEGFLAQRSQRFPKPVLRIQNIKEYKG, from the coding sequence ATAAGATTGAACAATCTGATTAAGCTTACCGCCCGTATCTTGCAGGTTCAGCCTTTGAGATATACGCCGGCAGGGGTTCCTGTTTTAGATGTTGTGTTACAACATGAGTCTTGGCAGGAAGAAAACGGACAGAAATGTCTGGTCAAATTTGAAATTCCTGCGCGGATTTTAGGTAAGCAGGCTGAGGAATGGCAGTATCGGCAAGATGTCATCATCGAGTCGGAAGGTTTTTTGGCGCAACGCAGCCAACGCTTCCCCAAGCCGGTACTACGCATACAGAACATTAAAGAATATAAAGGTTAA
- the rpsR gene encoding 30S ribosomal protein S18, whose translation MARQSFKRRKFCRFTAEKIQEVDYKQVDLLKDFISENGKIIPARITGTKAHYQRQLATAVKRARFLALLPYTDQHK comes from the coding sequence ATGGCTCGTCAATCATTCAAACGTAGAAAATTCTGCCGCTTTACGGCTGAAAAAATCCAAGAAGTTGATTACAAACAAGTTGATTTGTTGAAAGACTTCATCTCTGAAAACGGCAAAATCATCCCTGCCCGCATTACTGGTACTAAAGCACACTACCAACGTCAGTTGGCTACTGCTGTAAAACGTGCCCGTTTCCTGGCTCTGTTGCCTTACACCGATCAACACAAATAA
- the rplI gene encoding 50S ribosomal protein L9, protein MQIILLEKIGGLGNLGDIVTVKNGYARNFLIPAGKAKRATEANMKEFEARRAELEAKQAEILADAKARQEKLEGQTITVAQKAGVDGRLFGSVTNADIAEAIVAAGIQAAKANVRLPNGPLKAVGEYEVEVALHTDAVAKITVAVVAAAE, encoded by the coding sequence ATGCAAATTATTCTGTTAGAAAAAATCGGCGGTCTGGGTAACTTGGGTGACATCGTTACCGTTAAAAACGGTTACGCACGCAACTTCCTGATTCCTGCCGGTAAAGCAAAACGTGCAACCGAAGCCAACATGAAAGAATTCGAAGCACGCCGCGCTGAATTGGAAGCCAAACAAGCTGAAATCTTGGCTGATGCTAAAGCACGTCAAGAAAAACTGGAAGGCCAAACCATTACTGTTGCTCAAAAAGCCGGTGTTGATGGTCGTCTGTTCGGTTCTGTTACCAATGCCGACATCGCTGAAGCGATTGTTGCTGCCGGTATCCAAGCTGCTAAAGCAAACGTACGTCTGCCTAATGGTCCATTGAAAGCTGTTGGCGAATACGAAGTTGAAGTGGCTTTGCACACTGACGCTGTTGCTAAAATTACCGTTGCTGTTGTTGCAGCTGCTGAGTAA
- the mltB gene encoding lytic murein transglycosylase B translates to MNKIKIFGMGLAALALASCSTPQKPAVDTAKPVEPVSSAKRPVFDAAAESVASSGFNENVNVQQFIQYEVKNRRFSAEELRNFFNGVVYKGNIITIMYRPSTSRPWYEFRTGNSGAVKFNGGRQFYAANRAVIDDVARKYGVPAELIVAILGIETNYGKNTGSFRVADALSTLAFDYPRRAEFFQNELSELLQMAKEEKENVFDFKGSYAGAMGMPQFMPSSYRKWAVDYDGDGHRDIWNNVGDVAASVANYMKQHGWQTGGKMVVPVSLTITPHLQAIIDEKTALTRTVADFKALGVVPQAAVADNEKAVLYALETSPGVFEYYLGLNNFYTVWQYNHSRMYVTAVRDIANAINNNGL, encoded by the coding sequence ATGAATAAAATCAAAATCTTTGGGATGGGTCTGGCTGCTTTGGCTCTGGCTTCATGTAGTACCCCGCAAAAGCCTGCTGTTGATACGGCAAAACCGGTTGAGCCTGTTTCCTCTGCAAAACGCCCTGTATTTGATGCTGCGGCTGAATCTGTTGCCAGCAGCGGTTTCAATGAGAACGTCAATGTTCAGCAGTTTATCCAGTATGAAGTGAAAAACCGCCGTTTCAGTGCGGAAGAATTGCGTAACTTCTTCAATGGCGTGGTGTATAAAGGCAATATTATTACCATTATGTACCGCCCAAGCACTTCGCGTCCTTGGTATGAATTCCGTACCGGTAACTCTGGTGCGGTCAAATTTAACGGCGGCAGACAATTCTATGCGGCAAACCGTGCCGTAATCGATGATGTGGCACGCAAATACGGCGTACCTGCCGAATTGATTGTGGCGATTCTCGGTATCGAAACTAATTACGGCAAAAATACGGGCAGCTTCCGCGTTGCCGATGCCTTGAGTACATTGGCCTTTGATTATCCCCGCCGTGCCGAGTTTTTCCAAAACGAGTTGAGCGAACTTCTGCAGATGGCAAAAGAAGAAAAAGAAAATGTCTTTGACTTCAAAGGTAGCTATGCCGGTGCGATGGGTATGCCGCAATTTATGCCTTCAAGCTACCGTAAATGGGCGGTGGACTATGATGGTGATGGTCATCGCGATATTTGGAATAATGTCGGCGATGTGGCGGCTTCTGTCGCCAATTATATGAAACAGCATGGCTGGCAGACAGGCGGTAAGATGGTTGTGCCGGTAAGTCTGACGATTACTCCGCACTTGCAGGCGATTATCGATGAGAAAACAGCTTTGACACGTACAGTTGCGGATTTCAAAGCTTTGGGTGTGGTGCCTCAAGCTGCTGTTGCGGATAATGAAAAGGCTGTGTTGTATGCTTTGGAAACCAGCCCGGGTGTATTTGAATACTATTTGGGCCTGAATAACTTCTACACAGTATGGCAATACAACCACAGCCGTATGTATGTAACAGCGGTACGTGATATTGCGAATGCAATCAATAACAATGGCCTGTAA
- a CDS encoding aldose epimerase, with protein sequence MSEIILRNQSATMQVNTMGGYIDSLILKGREVLFPKTSVQVGDDTKLRGGMHVCLPQFGPDSKNHLAQHGFGRTSDWEIRHQNESDIGLKLISTEKGYEHVEWLLDYSLPNENEAIATLTVCNYGESPVRTSPGFHPYFTAAGTQFDFNGAPYDADYISHTEFVSSDQDAHVAFDGLKLDIRTQNLPVYALWSDRNGQYTCAEPTAEGNAFLSPARGGQFVSGHSKKRYAMKIRLTA encoded by the coding sequence ATGTCTGAAATCATACTACGCAACCAATCAGCCACTATGCAAGTCAATACAATGGGCGGATACATTGATTCTCTGATTTTAAAAGGACGGGAAGTCTTATTTCCGAAAACCAGCGTTCAAGTGGGCGATGACACAAAATTACGCGGCGGCATGCACGTCTGCTTACCCCAATTCGGACCTGACAGCAAAAATCATCTGGCCCAACATGGTTTCGGTAGAACTTCAGACTGGGAAATCCGCCATCAAAATGAATCGGATATCGGCTTGAAATTAATCAGTACAGAAAAAGGCTATGAACACGTCGAATGGTTGCTCGATTACAGCCTGCCTAACGAAAATGAAGCCATCGCCACCCTAACCGTCTGCAATTACGGCGAATCGCCCGTCCGCACATCCCCGGGATTCCACCCCTACTTTACCGCCGCCGGCACACAATTTGATTTCAACGGCGCGCCATACGATGCCGACTATATCTCCCATACCGAATTTGTTTCCTCCGACCAGGATGCACACGTTGCATTTGACGGCTTGAAACTGGATATCCGCACCCAAAATCTGCCTGTGTATGCCCTCTGGAGCGATCGAAACGGCCAATATACTTGTGCAGAGCCAACCGCAGAAGGCAATGCGTTTTTATCCCCTGCCCGAGGCGGACAGTTTGTTTCAGGGCATAGCAAAAAACGTTACGCCATGAAAATCAGACTGACGGCTTAA
- the dnaX gene encoding DNA polymerase III subunit gamma/tau: protein MAYQVLARKWRPKTFADLVGQEHVVKALRNALDEGRLHHAYLLTGTRGVGKTTIARILAKSLNCENAVHGEPCGQCESCTQIDSGRYVDLLEIDAASNTGIDNIREVLENAQYAPTAGKYKVYIIDEVHMLSKSAFNAMLKTLEEPPEHVKFILATTDPHKVPITVLSRCLQFVLRNMTTQQVAEHLAHVLDRENVPYQPQALQLLGRAAAGSMRDALSLLDQAIAMGSGKVAEQDVRQMIGAVDKRYLFELLEGIINQNGEALLEKAQEMSARAIGFDSALAELAMLLQRLALIQTIPSALANDDPERETLLRLSQALSGEQIQLYYQCAIHGKQDLPLAPDEYAGFVMTLLRMLAFAPLAASGCDTQSQIEHTDLHSDHQKAEAEKKPFQLPKSEPIAAPAIEKEAVPSKQDIVERPSEETIQSVQQQADVPPWEEMPSQVLDETPQTQTAQIQETAEPLPVAKVQTASEPEEYPHMDEEIPPPYFDEAYTYEDSHRADVMEVPQPVASAEPEEEEGDEEELQFAPLPEFKTENWHSIIERFARKLGAAQMLAQNAAWTSYDAEAGLIMLSLTDEAKATANKERLDKICQTLSEAYHLGNLRLQTEPWQDDKGWETPVMRRKRIQEEGRQQAQDLLEADTTAQKILQTFEAQWLPDSLELAGHS from the coding sequence ATGGCTTATCAAGTTCTTGCACGAAAATGGCGTCCGAAAACCTTTGCCGATTTGGTCGGTCAGGAACACGTCGTCAAAGCCCTGCGCAACGCGCTGGACGAAGGCCGTCTGCACCATGCCTATCTGCTGACAGGGACGCGCGGTGTGGGCAAGACCACGATTGCCAGGATTTTGGCCAAGAGCTTGAACTGCGAAAATGCCGTGCATGGCGAGCCATGCGGTCAGTGTGAAAGCTGTACGCAAATCGACAGCGGCCGTTATGTGGATTTATTGGAAATCGACGCGGCATCGAATACCGGTATCGACAATATCCGCGAAGTGTTGGAAAACGCGCAATACGCGCCGACTGCGGGTAAATACAAAGTCTATATCATCGACGAAGTGCATATGCTTTCCAAAAGCGCGTTCAATGCCATGCTGAAGACTTTGGAAGAGCCGCCTGAACACGTTAAATTCATTTTGGCGACCACCGATCCGCACAAAGTCCCCATTACTGTATTGAGCCGCTGTTTGCAGTTTGTTTTACGCAACATGACAACCCAACAGGTTGCCGAGCATTTGGCACATGTATTGGACCGTGAAAATGTACCTTATCAGCCGCAGGCCTTGCAGCTTTTAGGACGTGCCGCCGCCGGTTCGATGCGCGATGCGTTGAGTCTTTTGGATCAGGCGATTGCCATGGGTTCGGGTAAAGTGGCCGAACAAGATGTCCGTCAGATGATCGGAGCGGTCGATAAACGATATTTGTTTGAATTGCTTGAAGGAATCATCAATCAAAATGGTGAGGCCTTGTTGGAAAAAGCTCAGGAAATGTCCGCCAGAGCGATTGGTTTTGACAGCGCATTGGCAGAATTGGCCATGCTGTTGCAACGTTTGGCTTTGATTCAAACCATTCCTTCCGCCTTAGCGAATGACGACCCTGAACGTGAAACTTTGCTGCGATTAAGTCAGGCTTTGAGTGGCGAGCAGATTCAGCTTTATTATCAATGTGCTATTCATGGCAAACAGGATTTGCCGCTGGCTCCGGACGAGTATGCCGGTTTTGTCATGACGCTTTTGCGCATGCTTGCATTTGCGCCGTTGGCTGCTTCGGGTTGCGATACGCAAAGTCAAATTGAACACACGGATTTGCATTCCGACCATCAGAAAGCTGAGGCCGAAAAAAAGCCTTTTCAGCTGCCGAAATCTGAGCCGATAGCAGCACCGGCGATTGAGAAAGAGGCCGTTCCGAGCAAACAGGATATCGTTGAAAGGCCGTCTGAAGAAACTATTCAGTCTGTTCAACAACAGGCGGATGTACCGCCTTGGGAGGAAATGCCGAGCCAAGTATTGGACGAAACGCCTCAAACACAAACGGCGCAAATACAAGAAACTGCGGAGCCATTGCCTGTTGCAAAAGTTCAGACGGCCTCTGAGCCGGAAGAATATCCGCACATGGATGAGGAAATTCCACCTCCGTATTTTGATGAAGCATATACATATGAAGATTCACACCGTGCTGATGTGATGGAAGTGCCGCAGCCGGTTGCGTCTGCTGAGCCTGAAGAAGAGGAGGGGGATGAAGAAGAGCTTCAGTTCGCTCCTTTGCCTGAGTTTAAAACAGAGAATTGGCACAGCATCATCGAACGCTTCGCCCGTAAGTTAGGCGCGGCGCAGATGTTGGCGCAAAATGCGGCATGGACGAGTTATGATGCGGAGGCAGGGTTAATCATGCTGTCGTTGACGGATGAGGCCAAAGCGACTGCCAATAAAGAGCGCTTGGATAAAATCTGCCAGACGTTGAGCGAGGCTTACCATCTTGGCAATTTAAGGCTGCAAACCGAGCCTTGGCAGGATGATAAAGGCTGGGAAACGCCGGTTATGCGCCGCAAACGTATTCAAGAAGAAGGGCGGCAGCAGGCGCAAGATTTGCTGGAAGCGGATACAACGGCGCAGAAAATCTTGCAAACCTTTGAAGCACAATGGCTGCCGGATTCTTTAGAGTTGGCAGGACATTCTTAA
- a CDS encoding YbaB/EbfC family nucleoid-associated protein — translation MFGKAGLGGLMKQAQQMQENMKKAQAKLAETEVEGEAGNGLVKVVMTCSHVVRKLEISPDLIQEAADDKEMLEDLVLAAINAASEKAEETTNKTMGAFTQGLPAGMGDFFR, via the coding sequence ATGTTCGGAAAAGCCGGATTAGGCGGCCTGATGAAACAGGCTCAACAAATGCAGGAAAACATGAAAAAAGCACAAGCCAAGCTGGCTGAAACTGAAGTTGAAGGCGAAGCAGGCAATGGTTTGGTGAAAGTTGTGATGACGTGTTCGCACGTTGTCCGCAAACTTGAAATCAGCCCTGATTTGATTCAAGAAGCCGCTGACGACAAAGAAATGCTGGAAGATTTGGTATTGGCCGCCATCAATGCCGCTTCTGAAAAAGCCGAAGAAACGACCAATAAAACCATGGGTGCGTTTACCCAAGGCCTGCCTGCAGGCATGGGCGATTTCTTCCGTTAA
- a CDS encoding NemA protein has translation MKKVLLPALLAASLSACTVGTPGVSVGLGVGTSIGRHVGLGTSINIPVGLDKTKTTKDTDSDGIRITEEQIVTYFDAHGTPSNSAVKGGFHRQLISKRNNEYVVQDFYSDNSQKRTDPYVLSRSQLMQFRATPSNGSLTTYAYNGTVMQQQVFQNGKLVNAKY, from the coding sequence ATGAAAAAAGTTCTCTTACCTGCCCTTTTGGCCGCTTCACTCAGCGCATGTACAGTCGGTACACCCGGCGTTTCCGTCGGCTTAGGCGTCGGCACCAGCATCGGCCGCCATGTCGGCTTGGGTACATCCATCAACATCCCTGTCGGCTTGGACAAAACCAAAACCACCAAAGACACAGATTCGGACGGCATCCGCATCACAGAAGAACAAATCGTAACCTATTTTGATGCGCACGGCACACCCAGCAACAGCGCAGTCAAAGGCGGCTTCCATCGCCAACTGATCAGCAAACGCAACAACGAATATGTCGTCCAAGACTTTTACAGCGACAACAGCCAAAAACGCACAGACCCCTACGTCCTCAGCCGCAGCCAGCTGATGCAGTTCCGCGCCACGCCAAGCAACGGCTCGTTAACCACTTACGCCTACAACGGCACCGTGATGCAGCAGCAAGTGTTCCAAAACGGCAAATTGGTTAACGCCAAATACTAA
- the dapF gene encoding diaminopimelate epimerase, giving the protein MKTLKFTKMHGLGNDFMVVNAINQDFDPLAAPLAQWADRYRGVGFDQFLVVEKPSSDAVDFRYRIFNADGREVEQCGNGARCFARFVADKGLTDKTEILVETAKGIIVPKLLDNGLVTVNMGKPRFMPSEIPFVPAHGENKDALTHIVLVGLESVPVSCVNMGNPHAVILVDDVETAPVEHWGGAIESHQQFPERVNVGFLQVEDKLSVRLRVFERGVGETQACGTGACAAVVAGVRNGLLKAGAPVRVTLPGGELFISWEDGGDVQMTGPAETVFEGELQYS; this is encoded by the coding sequence ATGAAAACTTTGAAATTTACGAAGATGCACGGCTTGGGCAATGATTTTATGGTGGTCAATGCCATCAACCAGGACTTTGATCCGTTGGCTGCGCCGCTTGCCCAATGGGCGGACCGTTATCGCGGCGTGGGTTTTGATCAGTTTTTGGTAGTGGAGAAGCCTTCTTCTGATGCGGTCGATTTTCGGTACCGCATTTTCAATGCCGATGGTCGGGAAGTAGAGCAGTGCGGCAATGGCGCGCGTTGTTTTGCGCGTTTTGTCGCGGATAAGGGTTTGACGGATAAAACGGAAATCTTGGTCGAAACGGCCAAAGGGATTATTGTGCCGAAGCTGTTGGATAACGGTTTGGTTACTGTCAATATGGGTAAACCGCGTTTCATGCCGTCTGAAATTCCGTTTGTGCCTGCACATGGTGAAAATAAAGATGCGCTGACACATATTGTCTTGGTCGGTTTGGAGTCTGTACCGGTAAGCTGCGTGAATATGGGTAATCCGCATGCAGTGATTTTGGTTGATGATGTTGAGACGGCGCCGGTAGAGCATTGGGGCGGCGCTATTGAATCGCACCAGCAGTTTCCTGAACGGGTCAATGTCGGCTTTTTGCAGGTCGAAGATAAATTGTCAGTCCGCCTGCGCGTGTTTGAACGCGGAGTGGGGGAAACTCAGGCTTGCGGCACCGGAGCGTGTGCGGCCGTGGTGGCCGGCGTGCGTAATGGCTTGCTGAAAGCGGGTGCGCCTGTGCGTGTTACTCTGCCTGGCGGCGAATTGTTTATCAGTTGGGAAGACGGTGGTGATGTGCAAATGACCGGCCCTGCTGAAACCGTTTTTGAAGGCGAGTTGCAGTATTCATGA
- the cysK gene encoding cysteine synthase A, whose translation MKIANNITELIGNTPLVKLNRLTEGLKAQIAVKLEFFNPGSSVKDRIAEAMIEAAEQAGKINKDTVIVEATSGNTGIGLAMVCAARGYKLAITMPESMSKERKMLLRAFGAELILTPAAEGMAGAIAKAQSLVDEHPDTYFMPRQFDNEANPEVHRKTTAEEIWRDTDGQVDIFVAGVGTGGTITGVGEVLKKYKPEVQIVAVEPEASPVLSGGEKGPHPIQGLGAGFIPSVLNTTVYDSIVKVPNEAAFETARAMAEKEGILVGISSGAAVWSALQLAKKTENEGKLIVVLLPSYGERYLSTPLFADLA comes from the coding sequence ATGAAAATTGCAAATAATATTACCGAGCTGATCGGCAACACGCCTTTGGTAAAATTGAACCGTTTGACTGAGGGTTTGAAAGCGCAAATCGCCGTTAAGCTTGAATTTTTCAATCCGGGCAGCAGCGTGAAAGACCGTATTGCCGAAGCCATGATTGAAGCGGCGGAGCAAGCCGGTAAAATCAATAAAGATACCGTTATCGTTGAGGCGACCAGCGGCAATACCGGTATCGGTTTGGCAATGGTGTGTGCGGCCCGCGGTTATAAATTGGCGATTACTATGCCTGAAAGCATGAGTAAAGAACGCAAAATGCTGTTGCGTGCATTCGGTGCAGAGCTGATTTTGACACCGGCTGCCGAAGGTATGGCAGGCGCTATCGCTAAAGCCCAGTCTTTGGTGGACGAACATCCAGATACTTACTTTATGCCACGCCAATTTGATAACGAGGCTAATCCTGAAGTTCACCGCAAAACTACTGCCGAAGAAATTTGGCGTGATACAGACGGCCAAGTTGATATTTTCGTGGCCGGCGTGGGTACAGGTGGTACGATTACCGGCGTGGGCGAAGTATTGAAAAAATACAAACCCGAAGTTCAAATCGTGGCTGTTGAGCCTGAAGCTTCTCCAGTATTGAGTGGTGGTGAAAAAGGCCCGCATCCGATTCAAGGTTTGGGCGCAGGCTTTATCCCTAGCGTTTTGAATACGACTGTTTACGACAGCATTGTCAAAGTACCTAACGAAGCAGCATTTGAAACTGCGCGCGCTATGGCTGAAAAAGAAGGCATTTTGGTAGGTATTTCTTCCGGTGCCGCGGTATGGAGCGCATTGCAACTGGCTAAAAAAACTGAAAACGAAGGCAAGCTGATTGTTGTCTTGTTGCCATCGTATGGCGAACGCTATCTTTCTACGCCTCTGTTTGCCGATTTGGCATAA
- a CDS encoding membrane lipoprotein lipid attachment site-containing protein, whose amino-acid sequence MKKYILPILAVAALAGCESIYVPTLKEVPVRPTNVKKPKADSQVSATGYHLAPSHWADVSKIHDEARRLSTQVSQGSLTKVQAAQYLNRFRIQQVGRNSVDDSMYEVYLRSAVDSQRGEITTEQSKQYIQGALRGWQQRWKNMDTKPSNPAFTNFLMEVMGMQPLK is encoded by the coding sequence ATGAAAAAATACATTCTTCCTATCCTTGCTGTGGCGGCACTTGCCGGTTGTGAATCGATTTATGTTCCAACATTGAAAGAAGTGCCAGTTCGACCAACCAACGTCAAGAAACCTAAGGCTGATTCACAAGTTTCAGCTACCGGTTATCATTTGGCTCCTTCGCATTGGGCAGATGTTTCCAAGATTCATGATGAAGCACGTCGCTTGAGTACACAAGTGAGCCAAGGTAGTCTGACCAAAGTTCAGGCTGCCCAATATTTGAACCGTTTCCGTATCCAACAAGTGGGACGCAACTCTGTCGATGACAGTATGTACGAAGTTTATCTGCGTTCTGCCGTTGACAGCCAACGTGGTGAAATTACTACCGAGCAATCCAAACAGTACATCCAAGGCGCTTTGCGCGGTTGGCAGCAACGTTGGAAAAACATGGATACCAAGCCAAGCAATCCTGCATTTACCAACTTCCTGATGGAAGTTATGGGTATGCAGCCTTTGAAATAA
- a CDS encoding YkvA family protein: MTHSPHQNTPDPEDYIPSFRRRNLDTSGFMKKLGRFAGRLGKPVVRQLYALYYLWESEHTPKRAKMIIVGALVYFLSPIDSIPDLLIPFGFSDDIAVIALVYSQMKNYLTEDIQEKAQQAADKLFGS, from the coding sequence ATGACACACTCCCCTCATCAAAACACACCCGACCCGGAAGACTACATCCCCTCCTTCCGTCGTCGAAACTTGGACACATCCGGCTTTATGAAAAAACTCGGACGCTTTGCCGGCCGTCTGGGCAAACCTGTCGTCCGTCAACTTTATGCACTTTATTACCTTTGGGAATCTGAACACACGCCCAAACGGGCTAAAATGATTATTGTCGGTGCACTGGTTTATTTCCTCAGCCCTATCGACAGCATTCCCGACCTTCTGATTCCATTTGGCTTCAGCGATGACATTGCCGTCATTGCGTTGGTTTATTCTCAGATGAAAAACTATCTGACCGAAGATATTCAAGAAAAAGCCCAACAAGCGGCTGACAAGCTGTTTGGTTCTTAA
- the sdhC gene encoding succinate dehydrogenase, cytochrome b556 subunit, which yields MSAKSRPVFLEIPNIRLPIPGIVSILHRISGVGLFVMLPVLLYFFSGTLDREALFEAYRSAISNPFVKLILIGLLWAYLHHFLAGIRFLFLDVHKGLELNTARATAKVVFASALILTVVLGALLW from the coding sequence ATGTCCGCCAAATCACGCCCGGTATTTTTGGAAATTCCGAATATCCGATTGCCCATACCGGGGATTGTATCTATTCTTCACCGTATCAGCGGCGTCGGCTTGTTTGTGATGCTGCCTGTTCTCTTGTATTTCTTCTCCGGAACGCTGGATCGCGAAGCGTTGTTTGAAGCATATCGTTCTGCTATCTCCAATCCGTTTGTGAAGTTGATTCTTATCGGTCTGTTGTGGGCATATCTGCATCACTTTTTGGCTGGTATCCGCTTTCTGTTTTTGGATGTGCATAAAGGCTTGGAATTAAATACTGCCCGTGCTACTGCTAAAGTTGTATTTGCTTCTGCTTTGATTCTGACCGTCGTTTTGGGAGCTTTGTTATGGTAG
- the sdhD gene encoding succinate dehydrogenase, hydrophobic membrane anchor protein, translated as MVERKLTGAHYGLRDWAMQRATAVIMLVYTVVLLVVLFTLPKEYSAWQEFFDQTWVKVFTQVSFLAVFLHAWVGIRDLWMDYIKPFGLRLFLHVATIVWLVGCLVYSVKVIWG; from the coding sequence ATGGTAGAACGTAAATTGACAGGTGCGCATTACGGTTTGCGCGATTGGGCAATGCAACGTGCAACTGCGGTCATCATGCTGGTGTACACCGTGGTTCTTTTGGTTGTTTTGTTTACGTTGCCTAAAGAATATTCGGCATGGCAGGAATTTTTTGATCAAACTTGGGTGAAGGTGTTTACCCAAGTGAGCTTTTTGGCCGTATTCCTGCATGCATGGGTAGGTATCCGCGATTTGTGGATGGACTACATTAAGCCTTTCGGCTTGCGTTTGTTTTTACATGTTGCCACTATCGTTTGGTTGGTAGGCTGCTTGGTGTATTCAGTTAAAGTAATTTGGGGGTAA